The proteins below are encoded in one region of Equus caballus isolate H_3958 breed thoroughbred chromosome 18, TB-T2T, whole genome shotgun sequence:
- the NFE2L2 gene encoding nuclear factor erythroid 2-related factor 2 isoform X1: MMDLEVPPPAQPSQQDMDLIDILWRQDIDLGVSREVFDFTQRLQHELEKQKTLERQERQEQLQKEQEKAFFAQLQLDEETGEFLPIQPAQHISSETSGSANFSQVSHIPKPDALNFDDCMQLLAETFPFVDDNEVSPATFQSLVPDIPSNIESPDFIAPNQAQSPETLVLQPAVADSDNMQQDLEQVWEELLSIPELQCLNIQNDKLVETSTVPSSETKVTEIDNNYHFYSSIPSLEKEVGNCSPQLLNAFDDSFSSILSTEDTSQLTMNSLNSEATINPDFGDGFYSAFVEPSVSSSMPSSATVSQSLSELLNGPIDVSDLSLCKAFNQNHPESTSEFNDSDSGISLRTSPSMASPEHSVESSTYEDTPLGFSDSEMEETDSAPGSVKQNGPKTQPVQSSGDTVQPMSPSQGHSVPVHDAQRENTPKKEVPISPGHRKTPFTKDKHSSRLEVHLTRDELRAKALHIPFPVEKIINLPVEDFNEMMSKEQFNEAQLALIRDIRRRGKNKVAAQNCRKRKLENIVELEQDLDHLKDEKEKLLKEKGENDKSLHLLKKQLSTLYLEVFSMLRDEDGRPYSPSEYSLQQTRDGSVFLVPKSRKTDVKK, encoded by the exons GACATGGATTTGATTGACATACTATGGAGGCAAGATATAGATCTTGGTGTAAGTCGAGAAGTATTTGACTTCACTCAACGACTGCAGCATGAgctggaaaaacagaaaacacttgAAAGACAAGAAAGACAAGAACAACTCcaaaaggagcaagagaaagcCTTTTTCGCTCAGTTGCAACTAGATGAAGAGACAGGTGAATTCCTCCCGATTCAGCCAGCCCAACACATCTCATCAGAAACCAGTGGGTCTGCCAACTTCTCCCAG GTTTCCCACATTCCCAAACCAGATGCTCTGAACTTCGATGACTGCATGCAGCTTTTGGCAGAGACATTCCCGTTTGTAGATGACAATGAG GTTTCTCCAGCTACGTTTCAATCACTTGTTCCTGATATTCCCAGCAACATCGAGAGCCCAGACTTCATTGCTCCTAACCAGGCCCAGTCACCTGAAACTCTTGTCCTTCAGCCAGCCGTTGCTGATTCAGACAATATGCAGCAGGACCTTGAGCAAGTTTGGGAGGAGCTATTATCCATTCCAGAATTACAG TGTCTTAACATTCAAAACGACAAGCTGGTTGAGACTAGCACGGTTCCAAGTTCAGAAACCAAAGTGACAGAAATTGACAACAATTACCATTTCTACTCATCGATCCCCTCACTGGAAAAAGAAGTAGGTAACTGCAGTCCACAGCTTCTCAATGCTTTTGACGATTCCTTCAGCAGCATCCTCTCCACAGAAGACACCAGCCAGTTGACAATGAACTCCTTAAACTCAGAGGCCACGATAAACCCCGATTTTGGCGATGGGTTTTATTCTGCTTTCGTAGAGCCCAGCGTCAGCAGTAGCATGCCCTCCTCGGCTACTGTAAGCCAGTCACTCTCCGAACTTCTCAACGGGCCCATTGATGTTTCTGATCTATCACTTTGTAAAGCCTTCAACCAAAATCACCCTGAAAGCACATCAGAATTCAACGATTCTGACTCTGGCATTTCACTGCGCACGAGTCCCAGCATGGCATCACCAGAACACTCAGTGGAATCTTCTACCTATGAAGACACACCACTTGGCTTCAGTGATTCTGAAATGGAAGAGACAGATAGTGCCCCTGGAAGTGTCAAACAGAATGGTCCTAAAACACAGCCAGTGCAGTCTTCTGGGGATACAGTCCAACCCATGTCACCATCTCAGGGGCACAGTGTTCCAGTGCATGATGCCCAGCGTGAAAACACGCCAAAGAAAGAAGTGCCTATAAGTCCTGGTCATCGAAAAACCCCATTCACAAAAGACAAACACTCAAGCCGCTTGGAGGTTCATCTCACAAGAGATGAGCTAAGGGCAAAAGCTCTCCACATCCCATTCCCTGTCGAAAAGATCATTAACCTGCCTGTTGAAGACTTCAATGAAATGATGTCCAAGGAGCAGTTCAACGAGGCTCAACTCGCATTAATTCGAGACATACGCAGGAGGGGTAAGAATAAAGTGGCTGCTCAGaattgcagaaaaagaaaactggaaaacattgTGGAACTGGAGCAAGACTTGGatcatttaaaagatgaaaaagaaaaattgctcaaagaaaaaggagaaaacgaCAAAAGCCTCCACCTATTGAAAAAACAACTCAGCACCTTGTATCTCGAAGTCTTCAGCATGCTACGTGACGAAGATGGAAGACCTTACTCCCCCAGCGAATACTCCCTGCAGCAGACGAGAGACGGCAGCGTGTTCCTTGTTCCCAAGAGCAGGAAGACAGACGTCAAGAAGTAG
- the NFE2L2 gene encoding nuclear factor erythroid 2-related factor 2 isoform X2, which yields MDLIDILWRQDIDLGVSREVFDFTQRLQHELEKQKTLERQERQEQLQKEQEKAFFAQLQLDEETGEFLPIQPAQHISSETSGSANFSQVSHIPKPDALNFDDCMQLLAETFPFVDDNEVSPATFQSLVPDIPSNIESPDFIAPNQAQSPETLVLQPAVADSDNMQQDLEQVWEELLSIPELQCLNIQNDKLVETSTVPSSETKVTEIDNNYHFYSSIPSLEKEVGNCSPQLLNAFDDSFSSILSTEDTSQLTMNSLNSEATINPDFGDGFYSAFVEPSVSSSMPSSATVSQSLSELLNGPIDVSDLSLCKAFNQNHPESTSEFNDSDSGISLRTSPSMASPEHSVESSTYEDTPLGFSDSEMEETDSAPGSVKQNGPKTQPVQSSGDTVQPMSPSQGHSVPVHDAQRENTPKKEVPISPGHRKTPFTKDKHSSRLEVHLTRDELRAKALHIPFPVEKIINLPVEDFNEMMSKEQFNEAQLALIRDIRRRGKNKVAAQNCRKRKLENIVELEQDLDHLKDEKEKLLKEKGENDKSLHLLKKQLSTLYLEVFSMLRDEDGRPYSPSEYSLQQTRDGSVFLVPKSRKTDVKK from the exons ATGGATTTGATTGACATACTATGGAGGCAAGATATAGATCTTGGTGTAAGTCGAGAAGTATTTGACTTCACTCAACGACTGCAGCATGAgctggaaaaacagaaaacacttgAAAGACAAGAAAGACAAGAACAACTCcaaaaggagcaagagaaagcCTTTTTCGCTCAGTTGCAACTAGATGAAGAGACAGGTGAATTCCTCCCGATTCAGCCAGCCCAACACATCTCATCAGAAACCAGTGGGTCTGCCAACTTCTCCCAG GTTTCCCACATTCCCAAACCAGATGCTCTGAACTTCGATGACTGCATGCAGCTTTTGGCAGAGACATTCCCGTTTGTAGATGACAATGAG GTTTCTCCAGCTACGTTTCAATCACTTGTTCCTGATATTCCCAGCAACATCGAGAGCCCAGACTTCATTGCTCCTAACCAGGCCCAGTCACCTGAAACTCTTGTCCTTCAGCCAGCCGTTGCTGATTCAGACAATATGCAGCAGGACCTTGAGCAAGTTTGGGAGGAGCTATTATCCATTCCAGAATTACAG TGTCTTAACATTCAAAACGACAAGCTGGTTGAGACTAGCACGGTTCCAAGTTCAGAAACCAAAGTGACAGAAATTGACAACAATTACCATTTCTACTCATCGATCCCCTCACTGGAAAAAGAAGTAGGTAACTGCAGTCCACAGCTTCTCAATGCTTTTGACGATTCCTTCAGCAGCATCCTCTCCACAGAAGACACCAGCCAGTTGACAATGAACTCCTTAAACTCAGAGGCCACGATAAACCCCGATTTTGGCGATGGGTTTTATTCTGCTTTCGTAGAGCCCAGCGTCAGCAGTAGCATGCCCTCCTCGGCTACTGTAAGCCAGTCACTCTCCGAACTTCTCAACGGGCCCATTGATGTTTCTGATCTATCACTTTGTAAAGCCTTCAACCAAAATCACCCTGAAAGCACATCAGAATTCAACGATTCTGACTCTGGCATTTCACTGCGCACGAGTCCCAGCATGGCATCACCAGAACACTCAGTGGAATCTTCTACCTATGAAGACACACCACTTGGCTTCAGTGATTCTGAAATGGAAGAGACAGATAGTGCCCCTGGAAGTGTCAAACAGAATGGTCCTAAAACACAGCCAGTGCAGTCTTCTGGGGATACAGTCCAACCCATGTCACCATCTCAGGGGCACAGTGTTCCAGTGCATGATGCCCAGCGTGAAAACACGCCAAAGAAAGAAGTGCCTATAAGTCCTGGTCATCGAAAAACCCCATTCACAAAAGACAAACACTCAAGCCGCTTGGAGGTTCATCTCACAAGAGATGAGCTAAGGGCAAAAGCTCTCCACATCCCATTCCCTGTCGAAAAGATCATTAACCTGCCTGTTGAAGACTTCAATGAAATGATGTCCAAGGAGCAGTTCAACGAGGCTCAACTCGCATTAATTCGAGACATACGCAGGAGGGGTAAGAATAAAGTGGCTGCTCAGaattgcagaaaaagaaaactggaaaacattgTGGAACTGGAGCAAGACTTGGatcatttaaaagatgaaaaagaaaaattgctcaaagaaaaaggagaaaacgaCAAAAGCCTCCACCTATTGAAAAAACAACTCAGCACCTTGTATCTCGAAGTCTTCAGCATGCTACGTGACGAAGATGGAAGACCTTACTCCCCCAGCGAATACTCCCTGCAGCAGACGAGAGACGGCAGCGTGTTCCTTGTTCCCAAGAGCAGGAAGACAGACGTCAAGAAGTAG